Proteins encoded within one genomic window of Mya arenaria isolate MELC-2E11 chromosome 13, ASM2691426v1:
- the LOC128213331 gene encoding nuclear apoptosis-inducing factor 1-like: MSLSGKEKKRGPNWTIEERNTLIELCRASTNTLKMNWGEVADRVNSIGGNSRVAPEVKKKWTDMKSNVKRKAQQERTESRQTGNGLKTINLDSWEEMVLTTIPKVSVDGIPGGVQCGVSSNQESNKEEEEEEEEEEKDMIQGAAANVKDRSSSVKFSSCNATGGSTSNLQLRMVMAQEQQNSILSSIDSTLKKMLEYQKEKSVDLLHFEY, encoded by the exons ATGTCTTTAAGCGGAAAAGAAAAGAAGCGAGGGCCAAACTGGACGATAGAAGAAAGAAATACGCTTATAGAGCTATGCCGGGCCAGTACAAACACACTCAAAATGAACTGGGGAGAAGTGGCTGACAG GGTGAACAGTATTGGGGGAAACTCCAGAGTCGCCCCTGAGGTTAAAAAGAAGTGGACTGATATGAAG AGCAATGTAAAGAGGAAGGCGCAGCAAGAACGGACAGAAAGCAGGCAGACAGGAAATGGGTTGAAGACTATAAATCTAGATTCTTGGGAGGAAATG GTATTGACAACCATTCCAAAGGTGTCAGTTGATGGCATTCCTGGAGGCGTGCAGTGCGGGGTTTCTTCAAACCAGGAATCGAATAAAG aagaagaagaagaagaagaagaagaagaaaaagacaTGATCCAGGGAGCAGCAGCTAATGTGAAAGACCGCTCATCATCAGTAAAGTTTT CTTCTTGTAATGCAACAGGGGGTTCCACATCAAATCTTCAACTGCGAATGGTGATGGCCCAGGAGCAACAAAACAGTATTCTGTCATCAATAGATTCTACATTGAagaaaatgttagaataccaaaaAGAAAAATCCGTTGACCTTctacattttgaatattaa